In Deinococcus sp. HSC-46F16, the following are encoded in one genomic region:
- a CDS encoding RidA family protein, protein MAGPPDHLRFVQVPALGPAPGYSHLAEVRGGRTVYLSGQIAVNAQGEVVGAGDFTAQARQVFENFQLALAEVGLTFGHVVKLTLFLTDMAHLPQLRAVRDELIDLAQPPASSAVQVAALVRPELLVEVEAIAAAP, encoded by the coding sequence ATGGCGGGACCGCCGGACCATCTCCGCTTCGTGCAGGTGCCCGCCCTGGGACCGGCTCCGGGGTACTCCCATCTCGCCGAGGTGCGCGGCGGGCGCACGGTCTACCTGTCCGGCCAGATCGCGGTCAATGCCCAGGGGGAGGTCGTGGGGGCAGGTGACTTCACCGCCCAGGCCCGGCAGGTCTTCGAGAACTTCCAGCTCGCACTGGCCGAGGTCGGGCTGACGTTCGGGCACGTGGTCAAGCTCACTCTTTTCCTGACGGACATGGCCCACCTGCCGCAGCTCCGGGCCGTGAGGGACGAGTTGATCGACCTCGCCCAGCCCCCGGCGAGCAGCGCCGTGCAGGTCGCCGCGTTGGTGCGCCCCGAACTGCTCGTTGAGGTGGAGGCTATCGCCGCCGCGCCCTGA
- the purH gene encoding bifunctional phosphoribosylaminoimidazolecarboxamide formyltransferase/IMP cyclohydrolase translates to MTRRALISVSDKAGVVEFGRELAARGWELLSTGGTLAALRAAGVPATAVSDVTGFPEILDGRVKTLHPAIHGGLLARREPGHLAELETHGIGPIDLVCVNLYPFRETVARGAAFEEAVEQIDIGGPAMLRAAAKNHAAVLVLVDPADYPLALAGEVSPQDRRRLAAKAFRHTADYDAAIAGYLTGEEGGQFPDRLTLSLSRVAEVRYGENPHQPGAIYRREGERGPVLDARLLSGKPMSFNNSADADAAWALAAELSGQEEGTVCVAVKHGNPCGVAVAATVAEAWERARDADTLSVFGGVVAVSRPVDLAGAQAMRGTFLEVLIAPDVTPEAAAWLAAKKPDLRVLVAASDAAPGPLDLRPIAGGFAVQQRDSRPWDDLCPEVVTTRQPSEQEWQDLRFAWAVVKHARSNAVALARGGVTVGLGAGAVSRIWAAERAVANAGERARGSVLASEAFFPFDDVVRLAAGAGVTAILQPGGAKRDPEVIAAANELGLSMVFTGSRHFRH, encoded by the coding sequence ATGACCAGACGAGCACTGATCTCGGTGAGCGACAAGGCGGGCGTGGTGGAGTTCGGTCGCGAGCTGGCCGCGCGGGGTTGGGAGCTGCTCAGCACGGGCGGGACCCTGGCGGCGCTGCGGGCGGCGGGCGTGCCTGCCACGGCGGTGAGCGACGTGACGGGCTTTCCCGAGATTCTGGACGGGCGGGTCAAGACCCTGCACCCCGCCATCCACGGCGGCCTGCTCGCCCGCCGGGAGCCGGGGCACCTCGCGGAGCTGGAGACGCATGGGATTGGTCCCATCGACCTCGTGTGCGTGAACCTCTACCCCTTCCGCGAGACGGTGGCGCGGGGAGCAGCATTTGAGGAAGCGGTCGAGCAGATCGACATCGGCGGCCCCGCGATGCTGCGGGCGGCGGCCAAGAACCACGCGGCGGTGCTGGTGCTGGTGGACCCGGCCGACTACCCGCTGGCCCTCGCGGGGGAGGTTTCCCCGCAGGACCGCCGCCGCCTCGCCGCCAAGGCCTTTCGCCACACCGCCGACTACGACGCGGCGATCGCCGGATACCTGACGGGGGAGGAGGGGGGCCAGTTCCCGGACCGCCTCACCCTGTCCCTGTCGCGCGTGGCCGAGGTCCGCTACGGCGAGAACCCCCACCAGCCCGGCGCGATCTACCGACGGGAGGGGGAGCGCGGGCCAGTGCTGGACGCCCGCCTGCTGTCGGGCAAGCCCATGAGCTTCAACAACTCTGCCGATGCCGATGCCGCCTGGGCGCTCGCCGCCGAGCTGAGCGGGCAGGAGGAGGGCACCGTGTGTGTGGCCGTCAAGCACGGCAACCCCTGCGGGGTGGCGGTGGCGGCTACGGTGGCGGAGGCTTGGGAACGCGCCCGCGACGCCGACACCCTCAGCGTGTTCGGCGGCGTGGTGGCGGTGAGCCGCCCGGTGGACCTGGCAGGAGCACAGGCGATGCGCGGCACCTTCCTCGAAGTGCTGATCGCCCCCGACGTGACCCCCGAGGCGGCAGCGTGGCTCGCGGCGAAAAAGCCCGACTTGCGGGTGCTCGTCGCGGCATCGGACGCGGCCCCCGGCCCGCTGGACCTCCGTCCGATCGCGGGGGGTTTCGCCGTGCAACAGCGCGACAGCCGCCCCTGGGACGATCTCTGCCCGGAGGTGGTGACCACCCGGCAGCCGTCCGAACAGGAGTGGCAGGACCTGCGCTTCGCCTGGGCGGTGGTCAAGCACGCCCGCTCCAACGCGGTCGCCCTGGCACGGGGCGGCGTGACGGTGGGCCTGGGCGCGGGGGCGGTCAGCCGCATCTGGGCCGCCGAACGCGCCGTCGCCAACGCGGGCGAGCGGGCACGCGGGTCTGTGCTGGCGTCCGAGGCGTTCTTCCCCTTCGACGACGTGGTGCGGCTCGCGGCGGGGGCGGGCGTCACGGCCATTCTCCAGCCCGGCGGGGCCAAGCGCGACCCGGAAGTGATCGCGGCGGCGAACGAGCTGGGCCTGAGCATGGTGTTCACCGGCTCGCGGCATTTCCGGCACTAG
- a CDS encoding bifunctional 5,10-methylenetetrahydrofolate dehydrogenase/5,10-methenyltetrahydrofolate cyclohydrolase has product MTTPSQSLLGKPLARQVTREVRAALARWNFRPHLVSVLASHDEASAVYVHSKERQADKLGVRFGVRDLGAGATQAELEAELRDLSADPEVHGIVLELPLAPGLDADAALLHIAPRKDVEGLTPANLALIAAGREAEALLPPTPRSVRFLLRSVLGDDLRGRRVAVIGPGRTVGRPLTFMLNNRGVTVTLCNEHTRDLAGVLREQDAVVVAVGHAGLLRPEHVQPWHVVVDAGINVPGDGEGVVGDARPDLPVRAQTPVPGGVGPLTSALMFQNLVRAVKLQRGEAVE; this is encoded by the coding sequence ATGACGACCCCTTCCCAGTCGCTGCTCGGGAAACCCCTGGCGAGGCAGGTCACCCGCGAGGTGCGGGCGGCGCTCGCCAGGTGGAACTTCCGGCCCCACCTCGTCTCCGTGCTCGCCTCCCACGACGAGGCTTCGGCGGTCTATGTCCACAGCAAGGAGCGGCAGGCAGACAAACTCGGCGTGCGTTTCGGTGTGCGTGACCTCGGCGCGGGGGCGACGCAGGCCGAGCTGGAAGCCGAGTTGCGTGACCTCTCCGCCGACCCGGAGGTGCACGGCATCGTCCTCGAACTGCCGCTCGCGCCGGGGCTGGACGCCGACGCCGCCCTCCTCCACATCGCCCCCCGCAAGGACGTGGAGGGCCTGACCCCCGCCAACCTCGCCCTGATCGCGGCGGGCCGCGAGGCCGAGGCCCTGCTGCCCCCCACCCCACGCAGCGTGCGCTTCCTGCTGCGGTCGGTGCTGGGCGACGACCTGCGCGGGCGGCGGGTCGCCGTGATCGGGCCGGGGCGCACGGTGGGACGGCCCCTGACCTTCATGCTGAACAACCGGGGGGTGACCGTGACCCTCTGCAACGAGCATACCCGTGACCTCGCCGGGGTCTTGCGGGAGCAGGACGCAGTGGTCGTCGCCGTCGGGCATGCGGGATTGCTGCGCCCGGAGCACGTGCAGCCCTGGCACGTCGTCGTGGACGCGGGCATCAACGTGCCAGGGGACGGGGAAGGGGTGGTCGGAGACGCCCGGCCGGACCTCCCCGTCCGCGCCCAGACCCCGGTGCCGGGCGGCGTCGGGCCGCTGACAAGTGCGCTGATGTTCCAGAACCTCGTGCGGGCGGTGAAGTTGCAGCGCGGGGAAGCGGTGGAGTAG
- a CDS encoding glycosyltransferase family 4 protein produces the protein MRSSAPSTASPTSPRTHIAFMTDAPRVAGSEVWLLDLLPMLQARGLRTTMFLSREPRLDELVRRFGEAGVAVHRYGALEELPELTQGFDLRVLQMWYRHHYSELLPRLRGPRWVVSHDQMEFHYPQPLRFTHREAYPWTKAGPFRQADRILTVSEWAGDFVRRQMRLPDVRVLQNGVDAERYRPAHDEAEREALREAHGFRRFTVLVPGRFAPEKNQMTALLAARAAPHLDFVFTGDMDSPLGNLVQGVARRGQITNARFLGRRWDMPDLYRAADALLQPTLAENQSLVTLEAMASALPVVTTPIPAQAELVQDGVSGLLVKPRPGLLATALGALAAHPYRAREFGAAARAHVLSRHTLTHTADRLAELLREA, from the coding sequence ATGCGTTCGTCGGCTCCCTCCACCGCCTCCCCGACCTCCCCCCGCACCCACATCGCCTTCATGACCGACGCGCCCCGTGTAGCGGGCAGCGAGGTCTGGCTGCTCGACCTGCTGCCCATGCTTCAGGCGAGGGGCCTGCGGACGACCATGTTCCTGAGCCGCGAGCCCCGGCTGGACGAACTCGTGCGCCGCTTCGGGGAAGCGGGGGTGGCCGTGCACCGCTACGGAGCACTGGAGGAACTGCCCGAACTGACCCAGGGCTTCGACCTGCGCGTCCTCCAGATGTGGTACCGCCACCACTACAGCGAGCTGCTGCCCCGCCTGAGGGGGCCGCGCTGGGTGGTCAGCCATGACCAGATGGAGTTCCACTACCCCCAGCCCCTGCGCTTCACCCACCGCGAGGCCTATCCCTGGACCAAGGCCGGACCCTTCCGGCAGGCCGACCGGATTCTGACCGTCTCCGAGTGGGCCGGGGACTTCGTGCGGCGGCAGATGCGCCTGCCCGACGTGCGCGTGCTGCAAAACGGCGTGGACGCCGAGCGGTATCGCCCCGCCCACGACGAGGCCGAGCGGGAGGCGCTGCGGGAGGCGCACGGCTTCCGGCGCTTCACGGTCCTGGTGCCGGGACGCTTCGCCCCCGAGAAGAACCAGATGACGGCCCTGCTCGCTGCGCGGGCGGCTCCACACCTGGATTTCGTCTTTACCGGGGACATGGACTCGCCGCTGGGGAACCTCGTGCAGGGGGTGGCGCGGCGGGGGCAGATCACCAATGCGCGGTTCCTGGGCCGCCGCTGGGACATGCCCGACCTCTACCGCGCCGCCGACGCCCTGCTGCAACCCACCCTGGCGGAAAACCAGTCGCTCGTGACGCTGGAGGCTATGGCCTCGGCCCTCCCGGTCGTGACCACGCCCATTCCCGCGCAGGCCGAACTCGTGCAGGACGGGGTGTCGGGGCTGCTCGTCAAGCCCCGGCCGGGCCTGCTCGCCACGGCGCTGGGTGCCCTGGCCGCCCACCCCTACCGCGCCCGCGAGTTCGGGGCGGCGGCGCGGGCGCATGTCCTCTCCCGCCACACTCTGACCCACACGGCCGACCGCCTGGCCGAGCTGCTGCGCGAGGCGTGA
- a CDS encoding glycosyltransferase family 2 protein has product MTTAFQVIEAIGLVLLSMYLAYSLCALVAQPRQPPPRRAALRFTFVIPALNEAAVIGATLRNLRAAAPDARLVVIDDGSDDGTAAEVEAVGQADPGVLLLRRALPQARTGKGEALNWGVAQLLRRGLLPDGPLGEQVLVVFDADGRLDQGLLDEAARVFADPDVMAAQARIRVRQSAVGARGWRGLLGRLLLLQQDLEFYIVRHIQLLRQRVETVGLGGNGQFMRVSYLADRLAAGQDPWPPVLLEDFASGLEVRLASPRHRLVFLESGVTQQGLTDVRRFVRQRARWTHGNLQCFPNLPRIWRTPMPLGARLDLTYFLAQPWLNLLTLGLLVYYPARALGRLLTGEVNWALTAALTLPGLILPLAWVFLYSRENRLGLRQAAFAAAGLPVYTFIMMMSVPLAFRNFLRGEHGWVKTARHAEA; this is encoded by the coding sequence ATGACCACGGCCTTCCAAGTGATCGAGGCGATCGGGCTGGTGCTGCTGTCGATGTACCTGGCCTACTCGCTGTGTGCGCTGGTCGCGCAGCCCCGGCAGCCCCCGCCCCGCCGGGCCGCCCTGCGCTTCACGTTCGTGATTCCGGCGCTCAACGAGGCGGCGGTGATCGGGGCGACCCTGCGAAACCTGCGGGCGGCAGCTCCCGACGCGCGACTGGTCGTGATCGACGACGGGAGTGACGACGGCACGGCGGCGGAGGTCGAAGCTGTGGGGCAGGCTGATCCCGGCGTGCTGCTGCTGCGCCGCGCTCTGCCGCAAGCGCGGACAGGCAAGGGCGAGGCCCTGAACTGGGGGGTCGCCCAGCTCCTGCGCCGGGGTCTGCTGCCGGATGGCCCGCTGGGCGAGCAGGTGCTCGTCGTCTTCGACGCGGACGGACGGCTGGACCAAGGCTTGCTGGACGAGGCCGCGCGGGTCTTCGCGGACCCCGACGTGATGGCAGCGCAGGCCCGCATCCGGGTGCGCCAGAGTGCGGTGGGGGCGCGGGGGTGGCGCGGGCTGTTGGGGCGGCTCCTCCTGCTGCAGCAGGACCTGGAGTTCTACATCGTGCGGCACATCCAACTGCTGCGCCAGCGGGTGGAGACGGTGGGCCTGGGCGGCAACGGGCAATTCATGCGGGTGTCGTACCTGGCAGATCGGCTCGCGGCTGGACAGGACCCCTGGCCCCCGGTGCTGCTGGAGGACTTCGCCAGCGGGCTGGAGGTGCGGCTCGCCAGCCCGCGGCACCGCCTCGTCTTTCTGGAATCGGGGGTGACCCAGCAGGGCCTGACCGACGTGCGCCGCTTCGTGCGGCAGCGGGCGCGGTGGACGCACGGCAACCTGCAATGCTTTCCGAACCTGCCCCGCATCTGGCGCACGCCGATGCCGCTGGGGGCACGGCTGGACCTGACCTATTTCCTGGCGCAGCCGTGGCTCAACCTGCTGACGCTGGGACTGCTGGTCTACTACCCGGCCCGCGCCCTGGGCCGCCTGCTGACGGGCGAGGTGAACTGGGCGCTCACGGCGGCGCTGACCCTGCCCGGCCTGATCCTGCCGCTGGCCTGGGTCTTCCTGTACAGCCGCGAGAACCGGCTGGGGCTGCGGCAGGCCGCCTTTGCCGCCGCCGGGCTTCCCGTCTATACCTTCATCATGATGATGAGCGTGCCCCTGGCGTTCCGGAACTTTCTGCGCGGCGAGCACGGTTGGGTCAAGACGGCGCGGCACGCGGAGGCGTGA
- a CDS encoding alpha/beta fold hydrolase family protein, producing the protein MCDGGGAAPQHGPPPLTREEVQAQTALLFRNAPLLLDCGQAAHDVRVAYHTYGTPSEHAVLVLHALTGTSAVHEWWPDFLGPGRPLDPTRDFIVCANVLGGCAGTTGPAELPRVGGEDPPLTLRDLARVGRALLEHLGVRRVSLVGASMGGMLAYAWLMECPDLVERAVIIGAPARHSPWAVGLNTAARAAIRAAPGGEGLRVARMVATLSYRSPASFARTQPGWGTRHPGTADITTYLEHQGEKLAARFDERSYLALTGAMDRFQPSDTEVRSIRVPVLVVGISSDLLYPPTEVRTHAETLPRGQYRELESPHGHDAFLMDPGELPEWVGAFLGTLA; encoded by the coding sequence ATGTGTGACGGCGGTGGCGCGGCCCCCCAGCATGGCCCGCCGCCTCTTACACGGGAGGAGGTACAAGCTCAAACTGCCCTCCTCTTTCGGAACGCGCCACTCCTGCTGGACTGCGGGCAGGCCGCCCACGACGTTCGGGTCGCGTACCACACCTACGGCACGCCCTCCGAGCACGCCGTCCTCGTGCTGCACGCGCTGACGGGCACGAGCGCGGTGCATGAGTGGTGGCCGGACTTTCTGGGACCGGGGCGCCCGCTGGACCCCACGCGGGACTTCATCGTGTGCGCGAACGTGCTGGGAGGCTGCGCGGGAACGACCGGCCCGGCCGAGCTGCCGCGCGTGGGGGGCGAGGACCCGCCCCTCACCCTGCGGGACCTGGCGCGGGTCGGGCGGGCGCTGCTGGAGCACCTCGGCGTGAGGCGGGTCTCGCTGGTGGGCGCGAGCATGGGCGGGATGCTGGCCTACGCGTGGCTGATGGAGTGCCCCGATCTGGTGGAGCGGGCCGTCATCATCGGGGCGCCCGCCCGCCACTCGCCGTGGGCGGTGGGCCTGAACACGGCGGCGCGGGCGGCCATTCGCGCGGCTCCCGGCGGCGAAGGGCTGAGGGTGGCGCGAATGGTCGCCACCCTGAGCTACCGCAGCCCCGCGAGTTTCGCCCGCACCCAGCCCGGCTGGGGCACCCGCCACCCCGGTACCGCCGACATCACCACCTATCTGGAGCATCAGGGCGAGAAACTGGCCGCCCGCTTCGACGAACGCTCCTACCTCGCGCTGACGGGGGCGATGGACCGGTTCCAGCCGTCGGACACGGAGGTGCGGTCCATCCGGGTGCCGGTGCTGGTGGTCGGAATTTCCAGCGACCTCCTGTATCCGCCCACCGAGGTGCGGACTCACGCCGAGACGCTGCCGCGCGGGCAATACCGCGAACTGGAGAGTCCGCACGGCCACGACGCTTTCCTGATGGACCCCGGAGAGTTGCCAGAATGGGTCGGCGCGTTCTTGGGGACACTGGCCTGA
- a CDS encoding O-acetylhomoserine aminocarboxypropyltransferase/cysteine synthase family protein: MASTPKPLHFDTLQVHAGQRPDPATGAQAVPIYATNSYVFESPGHAADLFGLRSFGNIYSRIQNPTTAVLEERVAALEGGVGALAVASGHAAQFLAITNVAQAGDNIVSTPNLYGGTVNQFRVTLRRLGIEVRFTSKEERPEEFAALIDDRTRAVYLETIGNPALNVPDFEGIAAAAHAKGVAVFVDNTFGAGGYYCQPLRHGADVVLHSASKWIGGHGNGIGGIIVDGGSFDWGNGRYPLLTEPSPSYHGLNFWETFGTGNALGLPNVAFITRARTEGLRDLGPTLAPQQAWQFLQGVETLSLRAERHAHNALALASWLSAHPDVARVTYPGLSNHPHYDRAQAYLPRGAGAVLTFELRGGREAGEAFIRSVRLAQHVANVGDTRTLVIHPASTTHSQLDEITQTAAGVTPGLVRVSVGTEHLGDIQEDFAQALAAALVDV; encoded by the coding sequence ATGGCGTCTACTCCCAAGCCGCTCCACTTCGACACCCTGCAAGTCCACGCCGGGCAGCGTCCCGACCCCGCGACCGGGGCACAGGCCGTGCCCATCTACGCGACCAACTCCTACGTGTTCGAGTCGCCGGGGCACGCCGCCGATCTGTTCGGGCTGCGCTCGTTCGGCAACATCTACAGCCGGATTCAGAACCCCACGACCGCCGTGCTGGAGGAGCGTGTGGCGGCGCTGGAGGGCGGCGTGGGCGCCCTGGCGGTGGCGAGCGGACACGCCGCGCAGTTTCTGGCGATCACCAACGTCGCGCAGGCCGGAGACAACATCGTCTCCACGCCCAACCTGTACGGCGGCACCGTCAACCAGTTCCGGGTGACCCTGCGGCGGCTGGGCATCGAGGTGCGCTTCACCAGCAAGGAGGAGCGCCCGGAGGAGTTCGCCGCTCTGATCGACGACCGCACGCGGGCCGTGTATCTGGAGACCATCGGCAACCCGGCGCTGAACGTGCCCGACTTCGAGGGGATCGCGGCGGCAGCGCACGCGAAGGGCGTCGCGGTCTTCGTGGACAACACTTTCGGGGCGGGTGGGTACTACTGCCAGCCCCTCCGGCACGGGGCGGACGTGGTGCTGCACTCGGCAAGCAAGTGGATCGGCGGGCACGGCAACGGCATCGGCGGAATTATCGTGGATGGGGGGAGCTTCGACTGGGGCAACGGGCGCTACCCCCTCTTGACCGAGCCCAGCCCCAGCTACCACGGGCTGAACTTCTGGGAGACGTTCGGCACGGGCAACGCGCTGGGGCTACCCAACGTCGCCTTTATCACCCGCGCCCGCACCGAGGGGCTGCGTGACCTGGGGCCGACCCTGGCCCCGCAGCAGGCGTGGCAGTTCCTGCAAGGGGTGGAGACGCTGTCGCTCCGCGCCGAGCGGCACGCGCACAACGCGCTCGCGCTGGCCTCGTGGCTGAGTGCCCACCCGGACGTGGCGCGGGTGACCTACCCCGGCCTGTCCAACCACCCACATTACGACCGGGCGCAGGCGTACCTGCCGCGTGGGGCGGGGGCGGTGCTGACCTTCGAGCTGCGGGGAGGCCGGGAGGCGGGCGAGGCCTTCATCCGCTCGGTGCGGCTGGCGCAGCATGTGGCGAACGTGGGCGACACGCGCACGCTGGTGATTCACCCGGCCAGCACGACGCACTCGCAGCTCGACGAGATCACCCAGACGGCGGCGGGCGTGACGCCGGGGCTGGTGCGGGTGTCGGTGGGGACCGAGCATCTCGGGGACATTCAGGAGGACTTTGCGCAGGCACTGGCCGCCGCGCTGGTGGATGTGTGA
- a CDS encoding Fur family transcriptional regulator, which translates to MTATRSTRQRDVIARVMDDAEGPLAVGDVLERAQTDLPGLGVATVYRTLKLLTEQGRIHPVTLDGETRYERAGRGHHHHFACTHCGRVFTLHTCPVALPSGTVYPGGFIVEAHEVTLYGRCPACAQAE; encoded by the coding sequence ATGACGGCGACCCGCAGCACCCGCCAGCGCGACGTGATCGCCCGCGTGATGGACGACGCGGAAGGCCCCCTTGCGGTGGGGGACGTGCTGGAGCGGGCACAGACGGACCTGCCGGGGCTGGGCGTCGCCACCGTCTACCGCACCCTCAAGCTGCTCACCGAGCAGGGCCGCATCCACCCGGTCACGCTCGACGGCGAGACGCGCTACGAGCGGGCCGGGCGCGGCCACCACCACCACTTTGCCTGCACCCACTGTGGCCGGGTCTTTACCCTGCACACCTGCCCGGTCGCCCTGCCCAGCGGCACGGTCTACCCCGGCGGCTTCATCGTGGAGGCGCACGAGGTGACGCTCTACGGACGGTGCCCGGCGTGCGCCCAGGCCGAATGA
- a CDS encoding phage holin family protein — MQEQRKSMGSALVDVFDAAVALAKTEVRGIAHQVGQVAKAKGLGVVLLLGATGPLILGLVFLILALFYGLMRLGLGAWAAALIIALLSFVVMGVLVVMGLRKLSAEVPREGGDRSDPGRPMTEDERLEAEYQAEQSGKLREVQYPAPTGAQTAAHVAGTGTRTVDTGTVIATPVVAGTRTGEGSVSASRGSHLMGQVTGAPTGNSAPHTRTSPDTAANIDSLGPAHTGTRASAASVAMGADVERGTVRPGVSTSGFTAGGVGVNASDQGSGIKTTLTRQEGVSDGVALRGTDAGEVRLPVYEATETGEPQVYGSGLNKKLDGSETHDAGAGGHGGHTKHDPNIQHPVVLKDAPGIPVSTEPTFRDDMRKEDQ, encoded by the coding sequence ATGCAAGAGCAACGCAAGAGCATGGGGAGTGCCCTGGTCGACGTGTTCGACGCCGCGGTGGCCCTCGCCAAGACCGAAGTGCGGGGAATCGCCCATCAGGTCGGGCAGGTCGCCAAGGCCAAGGGTCTGGGGGTCGTGCTGCTGCTGGGCGCCACCGGGCCGCTGATTCTGGGCCTGGTGTTCCTGATTCTGGCCCTCTTCTACGGCCTGATGCGTCTGGGCCTGGGGGCCTGGGCTGCCGCACTGATCATCGCGCTGCTGAGCTTCGTCGTGATGGGCGTGCTCGTGGTGATGGGCCTGCGCAAGCTCAGCGCCGAGGTGCCGCGCGAGGGCGGCGACCGCTCCGACCCTGGCCGCCCCATGACCGAGGACGAGCGGCTGGAGGCCGAGTATCAGGCCGAGCAGAGCGGCAAGCTGCGCGAGGTCCAGTACCCCGCACCCACAGGGGCGCAGACGGCGGCCCACGTCGCCGGAACGGGCACCCGCACCGTGGACACTGGTACCGTCATCGCCACCCCGGTCGTGGCCGGAACCCGGACGGGCGAGGGCAGCGTCAGCGCCAGCCGGGGGTCGCACCTGATGGGTCAGGTCACCGGGGCGCCCACGGGCAACTCGGCGCCGCACACCCGCACCTCGCCCGACACCGCCGCGAACATTGACAGCCTCGGCCCGGCCCACACCGGGACCCGAGCGAGCGCCGCGTCGGTGGCGATGGGCGCGGACGTGGAGCGCGGCACCGTGCGTCCCGGCGTCAGCACTTCCGGCTTCACGGCGGGGGGCGTCGGCGTGAACGCCAGTGACCAGGGCTCGGGCATCAAGACCACCCTCACCCGGCAAGAAGGCGTCTCGGACGGCGTGGCGCTGCGCGGCACCGACGCCGGGGAAGTGCGCCTCCCCGTGTACGAGGCCACCGAGACGGGCGAGCCTCAGGTTTACGGCAGCGGCCTGAACAAGAAGCTCGACGGCAGCGAGACCCACGACGCCGGAGCGGGCGGCCACGGTGGGCACACCAAGCACGATCCCAACATCCAGCACCCCGTGGTGCTCAAGGACGCGCCGGGGATCCCGGTCAGCACCGAGCCTACCTTCCGGGACGACATGCGCAAGGAGGACCAGTAA
- a CDS encoding class I SAM-dependent methyltransferase: MNLVPAPRHTKETLNPAAGAERPLTLAQRSNLLAPTAWGYPAWRARSLTWLTGQPFPLEREAALFRTLCRPRSGECWLDAGTSTGFYAEVLAQSGCEVVAADLSAPMLAAARRWVREHGVDWLLTNLEASGLPDASFDGITVGATLNETRDPARFLAELERVLRPGGTLWLMYLGRTGGPLQGWLSAPALGGLTFPDPAWVARQLPGCTRVDGLRLGAAVFERYRRGQ; encoded by the coding sequence ATGAACCTCGTGCCCGCGCCGCGCCACACCAAAGAAACCCTGAACCCGGCCGCAGGCGCCGAGCGCCCCCTGACCCTGGCCCAGCGCAGCAACCTCCTGGCCCCCACCGCCTGGGGCTACCCCGCGTGGCGGGCGCGGTCCCTGACATGGTTGACCGGCCAGCCCTTTCCCTTGGAGCGCGAGGCCGCCCTGTTCCGGACGCTGTGCCGCCCCCGTTCCGGCGAGTGCTGGCTCGACGCGGGCACCAGCACGGGGTTCTATGCGGAGGTGCTCGCGCAGTCTGGGTGCGAGGTCGTGGCCGCCGACCTCAGCGCCCCGATGCTCGCGGCGGCGCGGCGGTGGGTGCGGGAACACGGAGTGGACTGGCTGCTGACCAACCTGGAGGCAAGCGGACTGCCGGACGCCAGCTTCGACGGAATCACCGTGGGCGCCACCCTGAACGAGACCCGCGACCCCGCCCGCTTCCTGGCCGAGCTGGAGCGTGTGCTGCGGCCCGGCGGCACCTTGTGGCTGATGTACCTCGGCCGCACCGGGGGGCCGCTGCAAGGGTGGCTGTCGGCCCCGGCGCTCGGCGGCCTGACCTTTCCCGACCCGGCCTGGGTCGCGCGGCAGCTTCCGGGCTGCACGCGGGTGGACGGGCTGCGGCTGGGGGCCGCCGTCTTCGAGCGCTACCGGCGCGGGCAATGA